TACCATACAACAGCATAAAGAGAGCACCGACTACTGTACAGGCAATCAGTTTGAAGAAGCTATCTTAACATTTCCACATTTCTACTGCCCAAGTATTTCTAGAGTGATGAATGTGGATTTCTACAGAGTGGAATCTGGGTGTGTATATGGGCGTTCCTTTTTAGACGCACTATAAAGTATTTCTGTATCTAACAAGTGCACTATATTCCTCAACGTGAAAATGTCAGTTTTTAGAGAAAAGATTTTACAGGATTATAAGCTTTTATTTGTAAGCCACAGCTTGTGCTAAAAAAGTGACCAATAGCAGTTGCCATATTACCAAGAGGTGGACCCAGTGAGCCTGACTGACAGTGAAGAACAGTATCTATGTTTAGCATTCTCAATTTTGACTGTTCTtggaaaggtttttttctcaaACACGGAaatggtgtgtgtgtgtgatacTCTAAATTTAGTTCTCCTGAGAAATCAAAACACAGTACTTTTGTCTCAAAGCTTAGCTGCACACAACCTTCAGCTTAGAATTCTAAtagcttaaaaaattaaagcatgtACATACAATATATATTAGAAAAAACGGAACTTTCTTAAGACAAAGATAGAATCATGACACCGCCACctcccagaaaacaaacaacccacTAGAGCCATTTTTGGTGAAGTAATCAGGAAAACATCCCATTCCATATAATTATAGATAACTATATTGTAAAACTCAAACACTTTGGCAGGCATTTTGGGAGAGGCAGGCACTGTTGTGAAACAAGCTTAAAGAGATAATGCCTAACATTAACAAGCCTTCAATACTGCTGGCTATACTGTTATGGCACTGTTTAAGTTTACCTACAGCTTGTATCTGAGAGAAAATTCCTGTATCCCCACTGTTGCTTTGGAATCTGTTTGGAGAGGGTTATTCTAGATGTTGAGGACAACCAGCTCCTTCACAACGCGTCCACATCAGCACACTTAATGTTAGATTCTAGTTCTGATGGAAACGCTCCACAAACCCAGCTCTATCGATCAAAACTGACAGGATATAATATGAGaatgaatgaaaaaatgaagacaggCCGAGGTTACATAGGCCTTGTCATAAAGGAGCAGATGATCGGAGCGGGATGCAGCTATAACGCCCTAGCAGGCGATACTAACGTGAACCTGCTTTCCTCCCACTTCCCAACAGGAATACTTTGCTCTAGGAAGAAAGGTTAACTTCCATTTTAACAGCGGATCGTCAAGCCGCTCGGTTACGACAAAGCCGGCGGCAGAACTACGGCCGAGCCTCCGGACACAAACTCGAGTGAAACCGGGTCGAGCCCCGGCGAGGGCAGCGCTGACAGCTCCCCCCGGGGCCAAGCCCTCCCGGGCCGGAGAAGCGGCGCTCGCCGCCTTTCCCAGGAGGAGACCCCCACCCCGAAAGGCAGCGTGGCAGCCCCGAGGACCCCGCCCCGGTACCTGGTGGTGGTTGTAGGAGTTCCTCTGCTGCAggaaggcggcggcggcggcggccgcctgGTGTTGGTGCTGGAGCTGCGGGCTCACGGGGGACCGGcggttctgctgctgctgctgttgaggTAAATTCAtctgcggcggcggcggggccgagAAGGGGCTGCCGAAGGGCCCGGCGCAGGGGTTGTGAGGAGACACCGGCgagaagctctggaagaaggCGGGGTTGATGGAGGACGGGATGCCCGGGTAGAAGCTGGCGTCGGACTCCGGGCTGGGCGGCGGCATCGCGCTGATCTGGGCGCCGCTGGAGACCGGCGGGGGCTGCGTCTGCGGGGGAGGCGGCGACGAGGTCTGCACCGACCAGGGGGTGCCGAAGCCGGGCAGcggcggaggaggaggggaagccGCCGAGGAGGAGCCGCCCCCGCTCTGGTGATGGGAGCTGGGTATCTCCGGGCTCTGCAGGCTGCTGAAGCCGGAGCCCAGCCCGCCGGGCAGGAGGGTCCCGGGGCTGCCCAGCAAGTGGCTGTTCGGGGGGGACTCCATGGGGGGCAGCTCGGCGCTCGCCGGCGGGCGAGGAGGAGACGGAGGCGGATTCACgcaggaggaggcggcggccaCCCCCACATCGGGGTCCGCGGGCGCCGGTGCCCCCGGGCGGGCGGGGGCGAGCCGCTCCGGAGCCCCGGTGCCCGCGCCGCCCGCGCTCtcggcggggctggggggccggCGGCGCGACGGCTCCGGGGGGCGAGCGCCGAGGAGtcggagctgctgctgctgctgcctgcgcTCCTGCTGCTGGTACTTGTCAGTGGGGTGGctgaactgctgctgctgctgaggggGGTGGTGATGATAGTCTGGGGGGTGGTGGTTATTCAGGGGGTGGCTGCTCccgagctgggctgggctgccgAGCCGCTGCTGCTTAAACTCTTTCCTCTTCTGGCTCAGCTGAGGAGGCGGCGGCTGTTGCTGCTGCGGTTGCTGCTTGTTTAAATCCTGGTGGGGGCTGAGACTGGGTTTAAAGTCAGAGGAGGGGTGGCCGAGAGGGGGGTGTCCTGATGCGGGGCTGCTGCCCAGCCTCTCGTTGCctggcggctgctgctgctgctgctgtgtcacCCCCAGGATCAGCTCATCCTGCATGTTCTGATGATGCGCAGCAGCGGCCGCCGAAGGGGACGGGGAGGGCGGCGGCGACCCTCCGGAGGAGCCGGTTACGGCGGGCGAGAAGGGGCGGGAAGAGGAAGGAGTTGCTGGAGCCACTCGGGAGGGGAAGAAGCCGGCGCCTCCGGCACCCGGCGCTAGGCTGGGAGCCGCCGCCTGCGGGAGCCCGGGCCGGTGATCCCCCATGCAGCGGAGGGGGCTCCCCCGGCACCGGCGCGGCGGAGGGGAGCGCTCCCCACCCCGGGGGCCCGACGGAGACAAAAGATAATTAATAACCTCGGGGGGTGGGGAGACGACCCGCCCGCCTATAGCAAACCACTATGGAAGCCAAACCCCAGCCACTTTCTAGAATAAAGCCTTCTTCCTCGTCCTGATCTCCACTACGATcgttttaaaaatatcagatcCCCTTTGACAACAATCCTATTTTagcggtttttttttttttttcctccccgcCTCCCCCGCCCCACAACCTACGGGGACCCCCGGTAGGGCGGCCCTTATCGCCTACGGTCACCCCCACAGCGATCCGCTAGATCTTCACGACACCCCCGGACAGGACGGGACCCGCCTCCCCCCGCTACACCGTAACGCAGGGGGAAAAGCGGGACCTTTCCAGGCTCGGCACCGCCGGGGAAGGAGGCGGGCGGCGCCGGTTCCGCTCCaccccccgccgcctcccccgccCCAACTGCCGGCTCGGAGCCGGCTGCGACGCCCTTAAGAACGCCGGAACATTCGTGCAGTGACGTCACAGCCCCACCCCCCCAGGCGGCCGCTGGCCCGCGGTAATGAGCCGGGCGCCCCGCCCCCTTATTAATAATACATGAgcgcgaggccacgccccccttgGCGCGGAGGGGGCTGCGCGCGCTGACCGACGCCCGCCCGGGTGAGCGGTACCACTTTAAACAGAGGAGGGGGGGACGGACACAGTCCTTAAGTAGCGCCCTGAACACTTGCGGGCTTACTGGGTGAAGAAGGCGCACGTTGGCCTTCGGCGACGTGCCTGCGGCCAAGCGGGAAGTAACCTGACTCAGAATAAGTTCATTTCGCTTCGCTCTCCGCGGAGTGGGGGAGCGGTGGTTCCGCCCGGCGCTCCCGCGGCGGAGGGCGAGCGCCCCGCCCCTTTGCCTCGCGCGTTGCTCATTTGCATGTGACGCAGCGCcgcgcgcggccccgcccccctgGCCCCACTGGTCGTGGGGCACCGGTGTCCCCTGGGGACGCCGCCGTGTCACCCGGCACCTGCCGCCCAACCAGCTCCTTTGCCGGTTGAGCTGTGACCAAGCCCCTCCTGACCTGTGGTGGCAGGTGCTGGTGGTGCCTTTTGAGGCACCTCCTGGTGGGGTTTGGCCCTTTCCACCTAATGGAAGCGCAGCACTTATTAACTGTTcagtacaaataaataaacGGCTTGGCAACTGTAAATGTGGTGCTCTTATAGGTGTAGGTGTGCCTGAAAGGGTAAAATAAAAGACCTGTTGTTTGTGCTCTGGGAAGGCTGTAGTTGGGAGTTGTTtggccttgagaagagaaggttgaagggaaaccttattgctctctacaactacctgaaaggaggttgtagagaggagggagctggcctcttctcccaagtgacaggacagggcaagggggaatggcctcaagctccgccaggggaggttcagactggacatcaggaaaaaattcttcacagaaagggtcattgggcagtggcacagcctgccgagggaggtggttgagtcaccagccttggaggtgtttaaaaacaggtagacaaggtgctgaagggcatggtttagtagcagataggaatggttggactcaatgatctaagaggtcttttctaacctagtgattctatgattctgtggttcagCAGTGAGAGAATTAATGCACAGGTACTGGATGTGAGAGTATGTTGGGGAAATGTCATTGTGTGCCTGACCTATTGTACTTTTCTCTAGGCATCCATTACTGGCCACTGTCAAAGACAGGATGGTTGCTCTCTGCTTGGCTGATGGACCTTTGGTCTGATCCAGTATAACAATTCTTGTTTgttatatttca
The window above is part of the Phaenicophaeus curvirostris isolate KB17595 chromosome 4, BPBGC_Pcur_1.0, whole genome shotgun sequence genome. Proteins encoded here:
- the CPEB2 gene encoding cytoplasmic polyadenylation element-binding protein 2 isoform X3 encodes the protein MGDHRPGLPQAAAPSLAPGAGGAGFFPSRVAPATPSSSRPFSPAVTGSSGGSPPPSPSPSAAAAAHHQNMQDELILGVTQQQQQQPPGNERLGSSPASGHPPLGHPSSDFKPSLSPHQDLNKQQPQQQQPPPPQLSQKRKEFKQQRLGSPAQLGSSHPLNNHHPPDYHHHPPQQQQQFSHPTDKYQQQERRQQQQQLRLLGARPPEPSRRRPPSPAESAGGAGTGAPERLAPARPGAPAPADPDVGVAAASSCVNPPPSPPRPPASAELPPMESPPNSHLLGSPGTLLPGGLGSGFSSLQSPEIPSSHHQSGGGSSSAASPPPPPLPGFGTPWSVQTSSPPPPQTQPPPVSSGAQISAMPPPSPESDASFYPGIPSSINPAFFQSFSPVSPHNPCAGPFGSPFSAPPPPQMNLPQQQQQQNRRSPVSPQLQHQHQAAAAAAAFLQQRNSYNHHQPLLKQSPWSNQSSGWSTGNISWGGMHGRDHRRTGNMGIPGTMNQISPLKKPFSGNVIAPPKFTRSTPSLTPKSWIEDNVFRTDNNSNTLLPLQDRNRMYDSLNMHSLENSLIDIMRAEHDPLKGRLSYPHPGTDNLLMLNDDGLLDDGHSDQVGVLNSPTCFSAHQNGERIERFSRKVFVGGLPPDIDEDEITASFRRFGPLVVDWPHKAESKSYFPPKGYAFLLFQEESSVQALIDACIEEDGKLYLCVSSPTIKDKPVQIRPWNLSDSDFVMDGSQPLDPRKTIFVGGVPRPLRAVELAMIMDRLYGGVCYAGIDTDPELKYPKGAGRVAFSNQQSYIAAISARFVQLQHGDIDKRVEVKPYVLDDQMCDECQGARCGGKFAPFFCANVTCLQYYCEFCWASIHSRAGREFHKPLVKEGADRPRQIHFRWN
- the CPEB2 gene encoding cytoplasmic polyadenylation element-binding protein 2 isoform X1 codes for the protein MGDHRPGLPQAAAPSLAPGAGGAGFFPSRVAPATPSSSRPFSPAVTGSSGGSPPPSPSPSAAAAAHHQNMQDELILGVTQQQQQQPPGNERLGSSPASGHPPLGHPSSDFKPSLSPHQDLNKQQPQQQQPPPPQLSQKRKEFKQQRLGSPAQLGSSHPLNNHHPPDYHHHPPQQQQQFSHPTDKYQQQERRQQQQQLRLLGARPPEPSRRRPPSPAESAGGAGTGAPERLAPARPGAPAPADPDVGVAAASSCVNPPPSPPRPPASAELPPMESPPNSHLLGSPGTLLPGGLGSGFSSLQSPEIPSSHHQSGGGSSSAASPPPPPLPGFGTPWSVQTSSPPPPQTQPPPVSSGAQISAMPPPSPESDASFYPGIPSSINPAFFQSFSPVSPHNPCAGPFGSPFSAPPPPQMNLPQQQQQQNRRSPVSPQLQHQHQAAAAAAAFLQQRNSYNHHQPLLKQSPWSNQSSGWSTGNISWGGMHGRDHRRTGNMGIPGTMNQISPLKKPFSGNVIAPPKFTRSTPSLTPKSWIEDNVFRTDNNSNTLLPLQDRNRMYDSLNMHSLENSLIDIMRAEHDPLKGRLSYPHPGTDNLLMLNARSYGRRRGRSSLFPIDDGLLDDGHSDQVGVLNSPTCFSAHQNGERIERFSRKVFVGGLPPDIDEDEITASFRRFGPLVVDWPHKAESKSYFPPKGYAFLLFQEESSVQALIDACIEEDGKLYLCVSSPTIKDKPVQIRPWNLSDSDFVMDGSQPLDPRKTIFVGGVPRPLRAVELAMIMDRLYGGVCYAGIDTDPELKYPKGAGRVAFSNQQSYIAAISARFVQLQHGDIDKRVEVKPYVLDDQMCDECQGARCGGKFAPFFCANVTCLQYYCEFCWASIHSRAGREFHKPLVKEGADRPRQIHFRWN
- the CPEB2 gene encoding cytoplasmic polyadenylation element-binding protein 2 isoform X2 encodes the protein MGDHRPGLPQAAAPSLAPGAGGAGFFPSRVAPATPSSSRPFSPAVTGSSGGSPPPSPSPSAAAAAHHQNMQDELILGVTQQQQQQPPGNERLGSSPASGHPPLGHPSSDFKPSLSPHQDLNKQQPQQQQPPPPQLSQKRKEFKQQRLGSPAQLGSSHPLNNHHPPDYHHHPPQQQQQFSHPTDKYQQQERRQQQQQLRLLGARPPEPSRRRPPSPAESAGGAGTGAPERLAPARPGAPAPADPDVGVAAASSCVNPPPSPPRPPASAELPPMESPPNSHLLGSPGTLLPGGLGSGFSSLQSPEIPSSHHQSGGGSSSAASPPPPPLPGFGTPWSVQTSSPPPPQTQPPPVSSGAQISAMPPPSPESDASFYPGIPSSINPAFFQSFSPVSPHNPCAGPFGSPFSAPPPPQMNLPQQQQQQNRRSPVSPQLQHQHQAAAAAAAFLQQRNSYNHHQPLLKQSPWSNQSSGWSTGNISWGGMHGRDHRRTGNMGIPGTMNQISPLKKPFSGNVIAPPKFTRSTPSLTPKSWIEDNVFRTDNNSNTLLPLQDRNRMYDSLNMHSLENSLIDIMRAEHDPLKGRLSYPHPGTDNLLMLNGRSSLFPIDDGLLDDGHSDQVGVLNSPTCFSAHQNGERIERFSRKVFVGGLPPDIDEDEITASFRRFGPLVVDWPHKAESKSYFPPKGYAFLLFQEESSVQALIDACIEEDGKLYLCVSSPTIKDKPVQIRPWNLSDSDFVMDGSQPLDPRKTIFVGGVPRPLRAVELAMIMDRLYGGVCYAGIDTDPELKYPKGAGRVAFSNQQSYIAAISARFVQLQHGDIDKRVEVKPYVLDDQMCDECQGARCGGKFAPFFCANVTCLQYYCEFCWASIHSRAGREFHKPLVKEGADRPRQIHFRWN